In Solanum pennellii chromosome 7, SPENNV200, the following are encoded in one genomic region:
- the LOC107024104 gene encoding uncharacterized protein LOC107024104 gives MALPFIVKASILFHSRAIIIPWVQKFSAISCSRGRDYSAFPVRHIPKRSNESQESESALPKKHFLDIEKNSFLNRKVQETEFSVGGGGSKYGDIPFHSKSRNHKQKLITSLYDEVEWGKEDEVDEDFVLEHGIAETDKARQDAETIAVRLLASRALTAVELKKKLLGRKFTVNVVNAVITDFHTRGLINDGLYAEMFSRSRWSSSSWGPRRIKQALIKKGVSEVDADNAIKLVFKNDEAGEEQESRESGHAISKPSLDQLYVQASKQWLKGQDVPREKRKARIIRWLQYRGFDWSVVSFILKKLESSHPQ, from the exons ATGGCACTTCCTTTCATAGTTAAAGCTTCAATCCTGTTTCATTCTAGAGCCATTATCATCCCCTG GGTGCAGAAGTTTAGTGCCATAAGCTGCTCCCGAGGCAGAGATTATAGCGCTTTTCCAGTCAGGCACATCCCCAAGAGATCTAATGAAAGCCAAGAGTCAGAATCTGCTTTGCCAAAGAAGCACTTTTTGGACATCGAAAAAAACAGCTTCTTAAACAGGAAAGTTCAGGAAACTGAATTTTCTGTCGGTGGTGGAGGATCGAAGTACGGAGATATACCTTTTCATTCCAAGTCTCGAAATCATAAGCAAAAGCTTATCACCAGCCTATATGATGAGGTTGAATGGG GGAAGGAAGATGAAGTTGATGAAGATTTTGTACTTGAACATGGTATAGCTGAAACTGATAAAGCTAGGCAAGATGCTGAGACAATCGCAGTTCGATTACTTGCTTCAAG AGCACTTACGGCTGTAGAACTGAAGAAGAAGCTCCTGGGAAGAAAGTTTACAGTCAATGTTGTTAATGCTGTAATAACAGATTTCCATACCAG GGGTTTAATCAATGACGGTCTGTATGCTGAAATGTTTTCTCGGTCCAGATGGTCTTCCTCAAGTTGGGGTCCACGACGAATCAAGCAA GCCTTGATCAAGAAGGGTGTAAGTGAAGTGGATGCAGACAATGCCATAAAATTGGTCTTCAAGAATGACGAAGCTGGTGAAGAGCAAGAATCAAGAGAATCAGGACATGCTATATCAAAACCGTCTCTGGATCAATTATATGTCCAGGCATCTAAACAGTGGCTTAAAGGGCAAGATGTGCCTAGAGAAAAACGTAAAGCAAGGATTATTCGTTGGCTTCAGTATCGTGGCTTTGATTGGAGCGTGGTTAGTTTCATACTTAAGAAGTTAGAATCCAGCCATCCTCAATAG